The window CTTGAGAAAATGTATAGTATAAGCCTGTGTAAAGTCCTATGTGCGAGAAGCCTGCCATCTGCCAAAGCATGGGGAAGGAGTTGGCTATTATACAGATCCAAAAAATACCGAATACAAACATTAAGCCCCAAAACAGGTATTTTATTTGTCCTTCTGCAAGGCCTAAGATACCTGCAATTTCGATTAAGAAAAATTGGGCCAAACACAAACTCGCAACAACTACCAATGCGATTCTTATCATTCTTTTTCGTCCCCACTTGCTTGCAGCATAACCCATTGGAATGGCTGATAGGGCTGAGGCTATTCCTACCATTCCTGCGGCAAAGGCTCCCTGTCCTGTCGATACACCGAAATGTTTTATACTGTACTCGGCGATGTATGGCAGCATTCCCTGATAGCCTAGGAACCATAAGAAAAGCGAAACAAGAACAAATAGAGCACTCTTATCGGGTTTTTCCTCGTCTTCGATTTTTCTGCCTGCCAATACGGTTTTCATTGCCTGTATAAACGGCACTTTTTTTTCTTCTTCATTTTCAGAAGAATCGTGTAGGGGCGCATTTTTTTCTTTTACAAAGAAAAATAGCATTAGGGTTGCAAGGATAACCAAAAGACCCGCTGCCGGAAATGAAAGAACATCCTTTGTATGCCCTATAATGGGAAGGACAGTATCCACATCCATTAGACGGGCTAAAAATAAGGTTCCCACTATTGCTGCAATGTTTCCCATAGTGTTGATAACTCCGTTCCCTTGAGAGCGGAACTCGGCAGGAACAATGTCCGGCATTAAAGCTATGACGGGGCCTCGCACCGATTGCTTAAATAAATTCAGCAGGGCAAGAATAATTATCAATGCCGCCAAAGAATTTTTTGCTGCATATGGAATAAAGCTAAAAGTAATTGCCGACAATGGAAGCAGAGTTATAATCCACGGCATTCGTCTTCCTATTTTCGTACGGGTTCTATCCGACCATGCCGAAACTATGGGGATTAATAATATTGCCAGAACATTATCGATAGACATCAATATTCCGACAAGCCATTTAAAA of the Treponema denticola ATCC 35405 genome contains:
- a CDS encoding MFS transporter; translation: MKQKEGFRKYLPITFLIGAGFFTMGLMDPLYDSYVTIFLSRYIPFKWLVGILMSIDNVLAILLIPIVSAWSDRTRTKIGRRMPWIITLLPLSAITFSFIPYAAKNSLAALIIILALLNLFKQSVRGPVIALMPDIVPAEFRSQGNGVINTMGNIAAIVGTLFLARLMDVDTVLPIIGHTKDVLSFPAAGLLVILATLMLFFFVKEKNAPLHDSSENEEEKKVPFIQAMKTVLAGRKIEDEEKPDKSALFVLVSLFLWFLGYQGMLPYIAEYSIKHFGVSTGQGAFAAGMVGIASALSAIPMGYAASKWGRKRMIRIALVVVASLCLAQFFLIEIAGILGLAEGQIKYLFWGLMFVFGIFWICIIANSFPMLWQMAGFSHIGLYTGLYYTFSQGAAILAPFLAGLIIDFAGHRAVFVYCACFFLLAWLMMGKVTRGEKYDKVE